Proteins from a genomic interval of Schistocerca piceifrons isolate TAMUIC-IGC-003096 chromosome 3, iqSchPice1.1, whole genome shotgun sequence:
- the LOC124790008 gene encoding NADH dehydrogenase [ubiquinone] 1 beta subcomplex subunit 7 has protein sequence MGNAWALYVSDPQGTPQPMKEPSFDPLLGFPNGRKQRVMLATEEEMISAKIPPENRDYCAHLLIKYQACRADVWPWAYKCAHEKHAYMTCEFEDYVLRMKEYERERRLLQRQKRIAAKSHKEELEE, from the exons ATGGGAAATGCGTGGGCTTTGTATGTGTCAGATCCTCAGGGTACTCCTCAGCCAATGAAAGAGCCTTCATTTGATCCGTTGCTTGGTTTCCCTAATGGGAGAAAACAGAGAG TGATGCTCGCCACTGAAGAAGAGATGATATCGGCCAAGATTCCACCAGAAAATCGTGATTACTGTGCTCATCTATTAATCAAGTACCAGGCTTGCAGAGCAGATGTTTGGCCATGGGCTTACAAATGTGCGCATGAAAAGCATGCGTACATGACCTGTGAGTTTGAGGA CTATGTTCTCCGCATGAAAGAGTATGAACGAGAGAGGAGACTGCTGCAACGACAGAAGCGCATTGCTGCCAAGTCCCACAAAGAGGAATTAGAGGAATGA